A region of the Candidatus Rokuibacteriota bacterium genome:
ACCACGCCGGCGCGCATCAGCTACATCAATGGGCAAGTCTCCTTCTGGCGGCCAGGGGCTGAGGACTGGGCGCCCGCGGCGATCAATACCCCGCTCGCCCCGGGCGATCTGCTCTACACCGGGCCCGACGGCAACGTGGAGGTGCAGATCGGGGCCCGTGCCTTCGTGCGCGCGGCCAGTGGAACCCAGCTCGGGCTCGACAACCAGGAGCCCGACTTCGTCCAGTTCAAGGTGACGGCCGGGCATGCCGCCGTCGATCTGCGCGAGCTCTCGCCCGGCCAGACCATCGAGCTCGACACCCCCAATGCCGCCCTGACGATCGAGCATACCGGCTACTACCGCGTCTCCGTGGCCGAAGACCGCAGCGCTTTCATCGCGCGGCGAGGCGGGCGGGCGAGCCTGACGCCGGCCAGCGGTGCCGCCGTGGGGCTGGAGTCCCAGCAGCAGCTGCTGGTAACAGGGACCGACGCGCCACGTGTCCAGGCGACGGCGGCCCCGGAGCTTGCCGCCTGGGACCGCTGGAACTACGAGCGCACCGGTCAGCTCGTGAGCTCGCCGAGCGCGAAGTACGTGCCCAGGGGCGTGTACGGAACGCAGGAGCTCGACCGGCACGGCAGCTGGCGCACGGTCGAGACGTACGGGACGGTGTGGGTCCCGAGAGCCGTTGCGGTCGGCTGGGCGCCTTATAGCACCGGGCGCTGGATCTGGGACCCGTTCTATGGCTGGACCTGGCTCGACGACGCCCCGTGGGGCTGGGCGCCGTATCACTATGGCCGCTGGGTCCACGTGAGCGGCTTCTGGGCGTGGACGCCAGGCCCCATCGTCGTGCGGCCGGTCTACGCGCCCGCTCTCGTCGTCTTCTTCGGCGGCCCCGTGATCCACCGGCCCGTCGCCTGGGTGGCGCTCGGCTGGGGCGAGCCCTCCATCCCGTGGTGGGGACGCCCGGGCTTCGTCGGCCGGCCCTGGTGGGGCGGCTGGGGCGGTCCCCGCGTGGTCAACAACGTGGTCATCAACCGGACGAGCGTGGTCAACGTGACCAACATCACGGTCTACCGGCACACGTCGGTGCGCAATGCCGTGGTCGGCGTGTCCGCCGAGCGCTTCGGCCGCGACCACGTCTCCCAGGCCCGCGTGGCGAGCGTCGACGTGCGCCAGCTCGAGCCCGTGCGCGGCCGGCTCTCGGTCAAGCCCGCCGCGGCGAGCCTGATGCCGGCCTCCGGCGCCGCGGTGAAGCCGCCGGAGCAGGTGGTGAAGCGGTCGGTCGTCGCCACGCGCGCCCCGCGCGATGTCTCGGCCCCGCTGCGCGCCGAGGGGCTTGCTCACCGTTCTGTGCCCGCGGCGTCAGGTCCCTCCCCCTCGGCTTCCTCCGCGACGCTCTCCGCCCAGCCGCCAGCGCCGAAGATCGTTCCCGCGCCGCCGCGCGGCCGGGCCGCTGCGAGGGGCGAGGACGGGCGTGGGCCGGCGGCGAGGGACGAGGGCTCCAGGCCGGACAAGGCAAGGAGGGAAGGGCAGGATGCCAAGCAGCCACCGGAAGCGACGCAGCCGAGAGACGGCAAGAGTACTGCCACCGAGCCGCCGCGTTCGGACCGGCAGCCCGGCGTGACAACCGCGCCCCGTACGGCGCCGCCTGCCGAGACGCGGCAACCGGAGGTCAAGCCCGGCCGGTCGACTCCGCCGCCGCTTCCCCGAGGCGAGCGCGCTGGTCCCAGGCGCGAGGAGCGGAGTGGTGAGCCGAGGGTGGAGCGTGGAAAGCCGGCGCCGCCCGCCCCGGCCCCGCCCGCGCCTGCCAAGGCACCGCCTGACCTCCGTCAGGGACGGCCCGTATCGCCGCCCGCTCAGGCACCGCCGCCGCCTCGAGGCGCGCCCCAGCAGAGCGCGCCTCAGCCCGACCGGGGTAACGACCGCAGCAAGCGTGAAGAGCCGCGGGTGGAGCGTGGAAGGCCGGCGCCGCCCGCCCCGGCCCCGCCCGCGCCCGCCCAGGCACCGCCTGACCCCCGTCAGGGACGGCCCGTACCGCCGCCCGCTCAGGCACCGCCGCCGCCTCGAGGCGCGCCGCAGCAGAGCGCGCCTCAGCCCGACCGGGGTAACGACCGCGGCAAGCGTGAAGAGCCGGGGGTGGAGCGTGGAAGGCCGGCGCCGCCCGCTCAGGCGCCGCAGCCGTCACAAGGCTCGCCTCAGTCCGACCGGGACAATGGCCGCGGAAAGCGGCAGGAGTCGAGGGCAGAGGCGCGCTAGGGCGCTCGTGAGGTCGCTCTCAGCGTCGGCCCGCATGCCTGGCAAGAAGCTCCCCGTGTGCTCGTAGCCGACCGCCGGGCTCCACAAGAAGCGTCTCCAACCCAGCGCAAGTAGTCCGTTGCGCTGACGGAGCGAGCGCCCCTTGACGGCGCGGCGCCCGACCGGGCACTATCGCTCGCGGTGGACATGGCTCCGGACGGGCGGGCGCGAGCCGAGCGTGGGGGGATGCGATGGCCGTGACGTTTGCCGAGGTGCGTCGCACCTTCCGCTGGGAGGACGCCGTGGGGCGGCTCGACTGGAATCCCGCGCGACGGCTCAACCTGGCGCACGAGGCGTGCGACCGGTGGGCACGCGAGCGGAGCCGCGTGGCCCTCGTCTGGGTCGGGGCGGGGGGCGAGTCGCGCACCTTCACCTACTTCGACCTCGCGCGGCTAGCCGGCCGCCTGGCGAATGTGCTGCGCCGGCTCGGCATCGGCCGGGGCGACCGGGTGGCCGCGCTGATGCCGCGTGTGCCCGAGGCCTACGTGGCCTCCCTCGCGGTGTGGAAGCTGGGCGCCGTCTTCGTGCCGCTCTTCACGGGGTTCGGGCCCGAGGCCCTGCGCCATCGCCTCGCCAGCAGCGGCACGCGCGCGGTGCTGACCGAGGCCCGGTACCGGGACGTGCTCGGGGCCGGACTCCACGACGATGTGCCGGTCGTCGTGGTCGCGGGCGAGCGGGGGCGAGGGCTCGTGCGCGGCGACCTGAGCTTCTGGGCGGAGGTGGACCGGGCCGACCCGGCTTGCGCCACGGTGGAGACACGGGCGGAGGAGCCGTGCACGCTGATGTTCACGTCCGGGACGACCGGGCTCCCCAAGGGGTGCGTGATCCCGCATGCCGGTCTCGTCGGCCTGATCCCCTTCGTCGACCACGTCCTGGGCCTCGGCCCCGAGGATTTGCTCTGGGCGACGGCCGATCCCGGCTGGGCCTTCGGGCTCTTCACGACCGGCGCGGTGCCCATGGCCCTCGGCCACCCGCGTCTCGTTTACGAGGGCGACTTCAACGCCCGGGCGTGGTGGCAGGTCGCCGAGCAGCATCAGGTGACTCATCTCACTGGGGCCCCGACTGCGTACCGCTCCCTCGTCGCGGCCGGCGAGGACGTCGTGGCCGGCCGCCGGCTCGCGATCCGGCGCGGGACCTCCGCGGGCGAGCCGCTCAACCCCGAGCCCATCCGCTGGCTGGCCGAGCACGGCGGCTTCGAGGTGTATGACGGCTACGGGCTGACCGAGGTGGGGATGGTGACGGGGAACCCGCGGACGGTGCCGCACACGCTCAAGCCCGGGTCGATGGGGTTCCCGCTGCCCGGGCACGAGGTCGCCCTCCTCGACGCCACGGGGCGCGAGGTCGGCGTCGAGGAGCCTGGAACTGTGGCGGTGCGACGGCACCCCTGGTTCCTGAGCTACACCTACTGGGGGATGCCGGAGGCCTGGGCCGCCCGGTGGCAGGGCGACTGGTTCGTCACCGGCGACACCGCCTGGGCGGATCGCGACGGCTACCTGTGGTTCGTGGGGCGGGAGGACGACGTCATCGTCACCTCCGGGATGAACGTCGGGCCCTTCGAGGTCGAGAGCGCGCTGGGGGCGCATCCTGCCGTGGCCGAGGCCGCGGTCGTCGGGGTGCCCGATGCCCGGCGCGGGCAGCACGTCAAGGCGTACGTGGTGCTGCGCGGGAGCGCGCGCGGGGGCCCCGAGCTGGCCGCGGATCTGCAGGTGTCCGTCCGCGAGCGCATCGGTCGGCACGCGGCCCCGCGCGAGATCGAGTTCGTCGCGTCACTGCCGCGGACGGAGAGCGGGAAGATCCAGCGCGCGCTCCTGAGGCGGCAGGCGGCGGCGTCCAGCGCCCAGGCGTAAGGGCTCGCCGAGGAGGGCGACCATGGCACTCAGGACTGCGAACGACTACCGGGCGGGGCTGCGAGACGGCCGGCGCGTGTGGGCCGCCGGCCGCCGCATCGAGGACGTGACGGCCGATCCGATGCTGCGGGTCACCGTCGACCACTCCGCCGAGGTCTTCAGTCTGGCCGAGCAGCCGGCGCTCCGGCCGCTCTTCGTGTACGACGACCCCGAGCTGGGCGAGCCGGCGAGCGCGTACTTCCGCATCCCGCGCACGGCGGCCGAGCTCAGGGCGCGGGGGGACCTGATCGAGGAGAACACGCGGCAGCAGCGCTCGACGTTCAACATCACCAAGGCGGTGGGCACGGACGTGCTCCTCGCCCTGCTCGTCGTGGCTCGTGAAGTGGACGGCGCGCTCGGCACGGGCTACCTCGACCGGGTGCGGCGCTACCGGAACGGTTGCGCGCGGCGCGACGTGACCATGGCGCTCGCCCAGACAGACGTCAAGGGCGACCGGAGCCTGCGGCCCTCGCAGCAGGCGGACCCCGACCTCTACGTCCGCGTCGTCCGACGCACGACGGACGGCATCGTCGTGCGCGGCGCCAAGGCCCACACCACGGCGGGCCCGGTGGCGGACGAGCTGATCGTCATCCCGACCCGCGCGTTCGCCGAGGAGGACCGGGACTGGGCGGTGGCGTTCTCGACGCCGCTCGCCGCGCCCGGCCTCACGATGATCTGCCGCCCCATCATCACCGAGGCGGCCTCCGCCTTCGACAACCCCGTGAGCCGGCGCAACATCGAGATCGAGTGTCTCACCGTCTTCGAGGACGTGTTCGTTCCCTGGGAGCGCGTCTTCCTGTGCGGCGAGTGGCAGTTCGCCGGCCGCCTCGCCACGGCGTTCGCCACCTTCCACCGCTACACCGCGGTGAGCTACAAGCCGCCGATCGGCGAGATGTTCTGTGGGGCCGCCGCCCTGGCCGCCGAGTACCACGGCCTCGAGCGGGCGGGCGCCATCCGCGGCAAGATGGCGCGGTTGGCCATGTACACGGCGCTCACGCGCGCGGCGCGGCTGGCCGCGGCCTCCGAGTGCCGCTTCGCCGACGGCATCGCCGTTCCCAACGGCGCCTACAGCAACGCCGGCAAGCACTACTTCGCCAGCGAGTTCCACGACGTCGTGGCGGTGCTGCAGGACGTCGCCGGCGGCCTCGTCATCACCGCGCCGACCGAGGCCGACCTGGCGAACGCCGAGACCGGCCCGCTGATCGAGAAGTACCTGGCCGGCGCCAAGGGCATCGGGGGACGGCGGCGGCTGGCCCTCATGCACCTGATCCGCGACCTGACCGCCTCCGACTTCGGCGGGTACAACATGCTGGTGACGCTGCACGGCGAAGGATCGCTCGAGGCCCAGCTCCTGGGCGCCTATCGCGACGCGGACATCGACGGCATGAAGGCTCTGGTGGCGCGCGCGCTCGCGCCGTGAGCGCGCGCCCCATCCCAGGGTGATCGCCAGGGGTTCCACGCTATCCGGATTAACGACCAGTGGAGGATCGTCTTCCGCTGGGAAGACGATGGCGTCACCAGGGTTGAGGTGACCGACTACCACTAGAAAGGTGGGCAGAGCACCCTAATGAAGCCGAGCAATCCCATCCATCCCGGCGAGATGCTCCTCGAGGAGTTCCTCCGTCCCTCGGGCGTGAGCCAGCGCCAGTTCGCGGCGAAGCTCGGATGGACGGCCGCCAAGCTCAACGAGCTCGTGAAGGGCAAGCGAGGCGTGACCGCCGATTCAGCGCTCGATCTGGCCAAGGCGCTTGGCACCTCTCCCGAGGTGTGGATGAACCTACAGATGATGTGGGACCTGCGCCGGGCCGAAGTCCGCCGCAAGGCGTCGTAGCGGGGCTTCTGCTCGGCGGACCACTATCTTCGTGCGGCGCGCCCGATAAGCTCCGCCCACTCTGGGACCTCTGCCGTGAGCCCGGCGGGCAGCGGCCAGGTGCGTCGGCCCTTCGTGCCGCGAAGGCGAGTGAGCGTGCCGACCGCTTCTCCAGCCGCTTCGGCGAGAAAGTCCTCCGCCCAGCCGAGCACCTTGTCGGTCGTTTGGCCCCGGCAACGATAGAAGGCGCCCCGCTCATGGCCCAACAGCTCGCTCGGGGCGCCGCAGACGTAACGCGGCGCAGTGGAGTCAGGATGGGGTCAAGAGACGACGAGGGGCTAGCGGCGACTGCCGCTAACCCCTCGTCGCTTCGTGGTTGCGGGGGTCGGATTTGAACCGACGACCTTTGGGTTATGAGCCCAACGAGCTACCGGGCTGCTCCACCCCGCGGTGACAGTTACGAAGTCTACTCCGTCTGGCGGTGGGCCGTCAACCCCGCATCGCGCGAGGCCCCTGAGGCCGCTGGAGCCCGAGCTGCCCCATCTCGGGAGCATTCAGGCGCCGGGGTGGAGTGGAGCGGCGGCGCCGGCGCGTGTCTCGCGCCTCACGAGCCCGCCCACTTGGCCTCACTTCACGGCTGGGCACCGGGGCCCGGATCAGCGCCTCTCCTCTCGCCATTGGGGGTTTCCCTGACAGAGTGCAGCTTGCCGGCCGAAAAAGGTCTTGGGGAAATCCTTCGCTGTGGTGCTGCCGGAACGCGGCGGGAATGCTATAGTGCAGGACGTGGTTCGAGAAACGCTCCGGAATCGAACTTCGATCACTGTCGAGAACGGAATCATCGAGTCCGATCAGGCCCCGCGCTGGTACGCTGTGCGCACGCGCTCGCGCCACGAGAAGAAGGTCCGGGATCAGCTGCTCGAGCGTCAGATCGAGACCTTCCTGCCGTTGTGGGAGCGCTGGAGCCCCTGGAAGGATCGCCTCAAGAAGATCGAGGCGCCGCTCTTCTCCGGCTACTGCTTCGCCCGCTTCGTCGTGTCCGAGCGCGTGAGGGTGCTCAGCACGCGTGGGGTCGCCGGGCTCGTTGGCACCGCGGGACACGCCGAGCCCCTTCCGGACGAGGAGGTCGAGGCCATCCGGCGTCTGGTGGCGAGCCGGTTCCGCTACGATCCGCACCCCATGCTCGAGGAAGGCATGGAGGTGGAGGTGGTCCGCGGCCCGCTGGCGGGGGTCCGCGGAACGCTCCTGCGCAAGGACCGCTCGACCCGCGTCGTGATCGCCGTGCGGCTGATCCAGCAGGCCGCGGCCGTCGAGGTGCACCCCGGAGACGTGGTCCGGGTCTGATCCGGTTCGCGCTCTCGTCTCAGCGGGCGCGGGCGCGGCGCAGCAGGACACGGGCCTCGCGCGCCTGGGCCGTGCTCGGATACTCCCGCGTCAGCCGCTCCCACGTCCGGCGCGCCCGCTCCTCCTTGCCGAGCTTCCGGTAGCAGAGCCCGATCTTGAGCAGGGTCTCCGCGGTCCGACGCCCCCTGGGGACGGCCGCCAGCAGCGTCTCGAACTCCGCCAGGGCGCCCTGGGGGTCGTTCTGGCGGTAGAGGATGTCGCCCGCCGCGAGTTGAGCGCTCTCACGGAGCGGATGGGTGGCATGGTTCGCGATCAGGTCCTGGAAGAGGAGCAGGGCCGCGTCGAGCTCTCCCGCCCGCATCCTGGATATCCCACTGTCGTACAGCTCCTGGGCGGGCTCGGTAGTGGGGGACGGGAGGGACGGGGGGGCGGGACTCACCTGGGACGGGGCAAAGCCACGCGGGACCGCGGCCTCGGCGGCGCCGGGCACGGTCATCTCGCCGACGCGGCGCTCGAGGGCCCGGAGCTGATCCTCGTGCCGCTGGGAGGCCTCCACCAGGCGGGCCAGGGCGTTCTGCAGCTCGGCGAACTCGGTGGTCATCCGGGCGATCTCTTCCGCCAGCCGGGGCGAGTCGGTGGAGCGGGAGGAGTCGGGAGAGGCCGGGGTCGCGGCTGGGGTCGGGCTGGGCTCGGACCGGGTGGGCTCGCTGCGCGGCGCGGCAGGAGGCTCGGCGCGCCCTGCGGTGGGGGCGGCGCCGCGACCGGCGAGGCCCGCGCAGCCGGAGAGGCCGGCCGTCACCAGCAGCGCAAGGGTCATGGCGGCCAGCCGCATCAGGGGGCGCCCCCGGACTCGATGGTCACGGCAGCCACGGGCCAGGCGGCCTGCTCCGCGCGGAGTTGGAGGACGAGCGGATGCTCCCGCGCCAGCGGGACGTCCAGCAACCAGGTCCAGGGACCCGGCCGCTCCACCGGCGAGTAGCCGCGCGCGATCTCTCCGCGGTCGAACACATAGCGGCGCTCCACGAAATCGAAGCGGTGCAGCTGGTGGCCCACGACGAGCACGCCCTCGCGCGTGACGCAGAGGACGTAGTCGATCAGCTCCGGGGGCTCGGCGCGCGTGAGCCTCATGGCTCTGGCCCGCGCGGGCAGCGCGCGCGCGACGGCATCGCTGAGCTGCTCCACCGTCGCGTACGGCACCGGCGCCCGTCTGAGCGCCAGGAGCTCGCTGCCGTCCCGCCGCAGGCGGAAGGACGGCGGCTCGTCCCGCGGTGGGCGCGGCGCCTGGCCGGCCGCCGTGCCGGGGATCGCCACGAGGCCGGCCAGCGCCAGCAGCCCGGCGCGCCGGGTCATTCACCCATACCCCGCGGGAAGCGCCTCAGCGGTCACCCAGCCACTGCGCCCCGGCACGGTCATGCGCACGACGGGGACGGGCGAGCGACTGTCCGCCTCGACTCGAGCCGCCTCGGCCACATCGCAGAGCCGCGCGAGCGCGACGCCCCGCCGGCCTGCCTGCGCCAGGAAGTCTCGCAGCACCCCGAGCCAGGGCCCGCCCTCGACCTCGGCGTGGAGCGTCAGGACGTTGAGCCCGGGCCGGAGGCTCCGCACGAGGGCTCCCGCCACGTCCTTCGTGCGCCCCAGCAGCTCGTCCACCGTCGCCATGGTCGTCGGGATCTGAATCGTGTCGAGCGCCCGCGGACCGACCAGGGGCCGGAAGGGAGCGAGGCCCCGCACATCGCTGCCGTAAGCGTACGCGAACTCGTCCTGGACCACCAGGGCTTCCGGCGTGGTCCGCCACCCCGGGGCGGCGCTGGCCTCGGGCGCCGCGCCGAACACGGACTGGAAGGCGCCTGCCGCGGCCTCGAGATCCGCGCGGATGCGCGCGGCAGACATCCGGTGCACGCGATCCTGCCACCCGACGTGGTCGAAGCCATGCGGGGCCACCTCGTGCCCCTCGCTGGCGATCTGTCGGAGCAGAGCCGGAGCCCCGGCGCCGACGGGGCGGGCGGGGAGCAGTGTTCCCGCCAGGACCGTGGACAGCCCGTAGAGGCGCAGCGCACGGGTGCGCCACATCTTGGCCAGGAAGCTCGGTCGCCAGGCCCGCCTGAGCGCCAGGCCCGACCGGTCCGGGCCCATGGTGACGAAGAAAGACGCGCCGAGGCGCTCCCGGCGGAACAGATCGAGCAGCCGCGGGACCCCCTCGTCGAGACCCCGGCGGGTATCGACGTCGATCCTCAGCGCGACTGTCGCTTGAACCACTCGATGGTCCGCGCGAGACCCTCCTCCAGGGGAATCTCGGCCCGCTCGCCGAGGAGCTCGCGCATCCGCCGCACCGCGGGCACCCGCCGCGGGATGTCCTCGTACCCGCGGTCGTACACGGCCTCTTTCGGGACGAAGGTCACGCAAGAGGACGAGCCGGCGAGCCGCACCATCATGGAGGCCAGGGTGGCGATGGAGACCTCCTCCTCGGAACCGATGTTGATGGCCTCGCCGACGGCCGCGGGCGCCAGCCCGGCCGCGACGGTGGCGCGCACCGCGTCGTCGACATAGGTGAACGAGCGCGTCTGGCTGCCGTCCCCGATGACGGTCAGGGGCTCCCCGCGCAGGAGCTGACCCATGAAGATCGTCACGACGCGCCCGCGGTCCATCTGGTCGAGGCGCGGGCCGTAGACGTTGAAGTAGCGCAGCACCACGACGGGGAGCCCCATGCGCCCGAACGCGAACCCCAGGTGCTCGGCCGCCGCCTTGGAGGTCGCGTAGCACCAGCGGTCGACCCGGGTGGAGCCGAGCAGCCGGTCGCCCTCCTCGTCGAAGGGCACGGCCAGGCTGCGTCCGTAGACCTCCGACGTGGAGGCGAGCACCACCTTGCGGCCGTGCCGGAACGCCGCCGCCAGCACCTCCTGGGTGCCGTTGATGTTCACCGTCAGGACCTGGTAGGGATCGCCGACGTAGTGCTCCACGCCGACCACGGCCGCCAGATGGTAGACCAGGTCGGCCCAGGCCACGAGCCCTTCGAGGATGTCGCGGTTCAGCACCGACTCGCGAATCATCCGGAAGCCGGCTTGCGTGCGGAGATGGCGCACCTTCGCGTCGGAGGCCAGGTCGAGCACCGTGACCTCGCTGCCGCGGGCCAGCCAGGCTTCGGAGAGATGCGAGCCGAGGAAGCCGGCCCCGCCGGTGATGAGCACTTTCATGGTCGCCTCTCCAGCGACTGGCCGGGGACGAGCCCCCGCCGGCCGACCCACTTCTCCGCCGGCTCCTCCGGTCCTCCGGCCTCCTGGACCCGCCGGACGAGCAAGCCGCCCCCGCCGGTGGCCACCACGATGCCCTGACCCGGCCGCACCTCCAGCAGGGTCCCCGCCGCCGCGCTCGCCGTCGCCTCGGCCAGCGCTCGGCCTTCCCACAGCAAGAGCCTGGCCGGCCCCTCGCCGGCGAAGGCGCCCGGGTAGGGATGCGTCACGGCCCTGATCATGTTGGCGATGCGCTCGGCCGGCCACTGCCACTGGACCCGGCCGTCCGCGGGGCGCCGCCGCGGCCAGAGGCTCGCCCGCGCGGCGTCCTGCGGCTGCCGCGGCGCCGTGCCGGCCAGCACCTGCGGGTACCACTCGAGGAGGAGATCGACCCCTTCTTTCACCACGCGGTCGTAGAGGCTCGGGGCCGTGTCGTCGGGCTCGATCTCGATGGGGACCTGCGCGACGATGTCCCCCGCGTCGGCCTCGGCGGTCATGTGATGCAGGGTGACGCCGGTCCGCGGCTCCCCGTTGACGAGGACCCAGTTGATCGGCGCGCGGCCGCGATAGGCGGGCAGCAGCGAGCCGTGCAGGTTGAGCGCCGCCACGCGCGGCACGCGCAGGAGGTCGGCGCCCAGCAGGCGGCGATACCAGACGCTCAGGAAGACGTCGGCCCCGAGCGCGCCCAGCGCACCGACGACCTCGGGCACGTTGGGCGAGGGCGGGGCGAGGACGGGGATCCCGGCGGCCCGGGCCACCTCGGCCACCGACTCGAACCAGTCACCCTCGGTGGGGTCGTCGGCATGCGTCACCACGGTGACCACGCGCTCACCGCGGGCGAGCAGGGCCCCGAGCGCACGCGCGCCGAAGGTGTGATAGGCGAAGAGCACCCAGCGCGCACCGCTCATTCGAGAATCTCGCTGATCACGTAGGGTGGCCTCCGGCGGACCTCCTGGTAGATGCGGCCCACGTACTCGCCGATGAGGCCGAGCGCGAGGATCTGCAGTCCCACGAAGAAGAACAGGATCGCGAAGAGCGTGAACACGCCCTCCACCTCGGGCCCGACCAG
Encoded here:
- a CDS encoding 4-hydroxybutyryl-CoA dehydratase, which translates into the protein MALRTANDYRAGLRDGRRVWAAGRRIEDVTADPMLRVTVDHSAEVFSLAEQPALRPLFVYDDPELGEPASAYFRIPRTAAELRARGDLIEENTRQQRSTFNITKAVGTDVLLALLVVAREVDGALGTGYLDRVRRYRNGCARRDVTMALAQTDVKGDRSLRPSQQADPDLYVRVVRRTTDGIVVRGAKAHTTAGPVADELIVIPTRAFAEEDRDWAVAFSTPLAAPGLTMICRPIITEAASAFDNPVSRRNIEIECLTVFEDVFVPWERVFLCGEWQFAGRLATAFATFHRYTAVSYKPPIGEMFCGAAALAAEYHGLERAGAIRGKMARLAMYTALTRAARLAAASECRFADGIAVPNGAYSNAGKHYFASEFHDVVAVLQDVAGGLVITAPTEADLANAETGPLIEKYLAGAKGIGGRRRLALMHLIRDLTASDFGGYNMLVTLHGEGSLEAQLLGAYRDADIDGMKALVARALAP
- a CDS encoding UpxY family transcription antiterminator encodes the protein MQDVVRETLRNRTSITVENGIIESDQAPRWYAVRTRSRHEKKVRDQLLERQIETFLPLWERWSPWKDRLKKIEAPLFSGYCFARFVVSERVRVLSTRGVAGLVGTAGHAEPLPDEEVEAIRRLVASRFRYDPHPMLEEGMEVEVVRGPLAGVRGTLLRKDRSTRVVIAVRLIQQAAAVEVHPGDVVRV
- a CDS encoding 4-deoxy-4-formamido-L-arabinose-phosphoundecaprenol deformylase, whose product is MVQATVALRIDVDTRRGLDEGVPRLLDLFRRERLGASFFVTMGPDRSGLALRRAWRPSFLAKMWRTRALRLYGLSTVLAGTLLPARPVGAGAPALLRQIASEGHEVAPHGFDHVGWQDRVHRMSAARIRADLEAAAGAFQSVFGAAPEASAAPGWRTTPEALVVQDEFAYAYGSDVRGLAPFRPLVGPRALDTIQIPTTMATVDELLGRTKDVAGALVRSLRPGLNVLTLHAEVEGGPWLGVLRDFLAQAGRRGVALARLCDVAEAARVEADSRSPVPVVRMTVPGRSGWVTAEALPAGYG
- a CDS encoding tetratricopeptide repeat protein, translating into MTLALLVTAGLSGCAGLAGRGAAPTAGRAEPPAAPRSEPTRSEPSPTPAATPASPDSSRSTDSPRLAEEIARMTTEFAELQNALARLVEASQRHEDQLRALERRVGEMTVPGAAEAAVPRGFAPSQVSPAPPSLPSPTTEPAQELYDSGISRMRAGELDAALLLFQDLIANHATHPLRESAQLAAGDILYRQNDPQGALAEFETLLAAVPRGRRTAETLLKIGLCYRKLGKEERARRTWERLTREYPSTAQAREARVLLRRARAR
- a CDS encoding NAD-dependent epimerase/dehydratase family protein, with the translated sequence MKVLITGGAGFLGSHLSEAWLARGSEVTVLDLASDAKVRHLRTQAGFRMIRESVLNRDILEGLVAWADLVYHLAAVVGVEHYVGDPYQVLTVNINGTQEVLAAAFRHGRKVVLASTSEVYGRSLAVPFDEEGDRLLGSTRVDRWCYATSKAAAEHLGFAFGRMGLPVVVLRYFNVYGPRLDQMDRGRVVTIFMGQLLRGEPLTVIGDGSQTRSFTYVDDAVRATVAAGLAPAAVGEAINIGSEEEVSIATLASMMVRLAGSSSCVTFVPKEAVYDRGYEDIPRRVPAVRRMRELLGERAEIPLEEGLARTIEWFKRQSR
- a CDS encoding AMP-binding protein, translated to MAVTFAEVRRTFRWEDAVGRLDWNPARRLNLAHEACDRWARERSRVALVWVGAGGESRTFTYFDLARLAGRLANVLRRLGIGRGDRVAALMPRVPEAYVASLAVWKLGAVFVPLFTGFGPEALRHRLASSGTRAVLTEARYRDVLGAGLHDDVPVVVVAGERGRGLVRGDLSFWAEVDRADPACATVETRAEEPCTLMFTSGTTGLPKGCVIPHAGLVGLIPFVDHVLGLGPEDLLWATADPGWAFGLFTTGAVPMALGHPRLVYEGDFNARAWWQVAEQHQVTHLTGAPTAYRSLVAAGEDVVAGRRLAIRRGTSAGEPLNPEPIRWLAEHGGFEVYDGYGLTEVGMVTGNPRTVPHTLKPGSMGFPLPGHEVALLDATGREVGVEEPGTVAVRRHPWFLSYTYWGMPEAWAARWQGDWFVTGDTAWADRDGYLWFVGREDDVIVTSGMNVGPFEVESALGAHPAVAEAAVVGVPDARRGQHVKAYVVLRGSARGGPELAADLQVSVRERIGRHAAPREIEFVASLPRTESGKIQRALLRRQAAASSAQA
- a CDS encoding HigA family addiction module antidote protein; its protein translation is MKPSNPIHPGEMLLEEFLRPSGVSQRQFAAKLGWTAAKLNELVKGKRGVTADSALDLAKALGTSPEVWMNLQMMWDLRRAEVRRKAS
- a CDS encoding formyltransferase — its product is MSGARWVLFAYHTFGARALGALLARGERVVTVVTHADDPTEGDWFESVAEVARAAGIPVLAPPSPNVPEVVGALGALGADVFLSVWYRRLLGADLLRVPRVAALNLHGSLLPAYRGRAPINWVLVNGEPRTGVTLHHMTAEADAGDIVAQVPIEIEPDDTAPSLYDRVVKEGVDLLLEWYPQVLAGTAPRQPQDAARASLWPRRRPADGRVQWQWPAERIANMIRAVTHPYPGAFAGEGPARLLLWEGRALAEATASAAAGTLLEVRPGQGIVVATGGGGLLVRRVQEAGGPEEPAEKWVGRRGLVPGQSLERRP